In the Helianthus annuus cultivar XRQ/B chromosome 11, HanXRQr2.0-SUNRISE, whole genome shotgun sequence genome, one interval contains:
- the LOC110890487 gene encoding myosin-9 isoform X1: MTNIIVGSEVWVEDPSVAWIDGEVLKINGEEVEIHTTDGKTVIASLSKIYSKDVEAPAGGVDDMTKLSYLHEPGVLHNLSTRYQLNEIYTYTGNILIAVNPFKRLPKLYDAKMMERYKGAALGELDPHVFAIADAAFRAMVNEGKSNSILVSGESGAGKTETTKMLMRYLAYLGGHKGTEGRTVEQQILESNPVLEAFGNAKTVRNDNSSRFGKFVEIQFDKQTRISGAAIRTYLLERSRVCQISDPERNYHCFYLLCAAPPEEIKKYKLGDPRSFRYLNQSKCYELDGVNDSHDYLATRRAMGVVGMNEKEQDAIFRVLASVLHLGNIDFSKGKEVDSSVLKDDKSKFHLRTAAELLMCDLQELEDALLKRVMVTPEEVIKRSLDPVGASVSRDGLAKTLYSRLFDWLVEKINVSIGQDHNSKYLIGVLDIYGFESFKANSFEQFCINYTNEKLQQHFNQHVFKTEQEEYTREEIDWSYIEFIDNKDVLDLIEKKPGGIIALLDEACMFPRSTHETFSHKLYQTFRSHPRFFKPKLSRTGFTISHYAGEVQYQSEQFLDKNKDYVVPEHQDMLTASKCFFVSGLFPPMPDEATKSSNKSSKFSSIGSVFKLQLQQLMETLNCTEPHYIRCVKPNNLLKPGIFENVNIMQQLRCGGVLEAIRISCAGYPTRKSFSDFVNRFSILAPEVKEGNLNAKDACKKILDKVGLQGSQIGKTKVFLRAGQMAELDAWKAQKLSSAAKLLERKMRTYIARKHFLALRKSAIVWQSFCRGKLALKLYQHKQKNAASLRIQTNYRRHLSRKVYNKLKLSVVVFQARLRSMVANKKFRIRQQNKAAVLLQARWRGHRDYSYYKKLIRAAVITQCRWKRRIARKELRKLKMAAREATVLQQAKDNLEKQVEDLLLQLESEKRLKAELEEAKNREIKKVQKSLQREVDESNALRVKEQESAQKAIEAKDEEILELRNSLKSMQCNIDETNNLLFKERELKESKDQEIQKLRSKVDELDALLVKEHESAEKAIKKANEIKDQEILKLQNSLQALQNKVDKTNELFLKESDSARKAIEEAKDEEIRKLQNSLQVMQNKLDKTNEVLSKERDLVQAIEEAKEAKDKEILKLQNEVNKTNDLLSKERESAQKAIEEANKTKDFEIQKLQSSLETMQSELAEANDLLLKKSESIQKAIEEAKEMKDQEIQKLQNSLQETQSKLDETNALLIKERESSGKSIEVATRVKEIPVRVEDTERIASLTTEVKNLKVLSEWERQRADDSEKKFSEALESSENKQLKLEENERRIFQLQESVESRLEEKLANLESQSPNQVLRQTALSNLQKNKFEEGHSRSIKDIHSSSTHSRDASDSDEKLKKSLDEEPEYHDLLTRCIAQRLGFSRGRPVAACIIYKCLRKWRSFEVEKTTIFDRITQTIGRAIETQDSSDILAYWLSNASTLLLLLHCTLKTSGPSGDSNHRRSRSGKRTQSFRGSPHGITVSSMDGDSTCGSDSFHPFEPKYPASLFKQQLTAYVEKIYGLIRDNSKREISPLLGLCIQAPRISKANLPRGTVSAFANAASQEILLAQWQGMVTKIGCLLNTLNANYVPPFLIRQVFTQIFAFINVQLFNSLLLRRECCSYSNGEYVRSGLAILERWCYKATEEYAGSAWDELKHIRQAIAFLVAHQKPKLKLSDISRDLCPMLSIQQLYRISTMYWEDKHGTHSLSPEVISNMRILMTQDSNNAVTNSFLLDDDSSIPFSTDDLTRSMDTISISDVDPPPLLRESPGFSFLAPRSNY; this comes from the exons ATGACAAATATCATCGTAGGTTCCGAGGTGTGGGTTGAAGACCCATCAGTTGCTTGGATAGATGGAGAAGTTTTAAAAATTAACGGAGAAGAAGTAGAGATTCATACTACTGATGGGAAAACG GTTAttgcaagtttatcaaaaatatatTCTAAAGACGTGGAAGCTCCGGCTGGTGGAGTTGATGACATGAccaagctttcttatttgcatgaGCCTGGAGTGTTACACAATTTATCTACAAGATATCAACTCAACGAAATATAT ACATATACTGGCAATATCCTAATTGCTGTTAACCCATTTAAAAGATTGCCCAAGTTGTATGATGCTAAAATGATGGAACGCTACAAAGGAGCAGCATTGGGGGAGTTGGATCCTCATGTTTTCGCAATTGCAGATGCTGCTTTTAG GGCAATGGTTAATGAAGGAAAAAGCAACTCGATATTGGTCAGTGGTGAAAGTGGGGCCGGTAAAACCGAAACCACTAAAATGCTTATGCGGTATCTTGCCTATTTGGGTGGTCATAAAGGCACCGAAGGACGAACTGTTGAACAACAAATTCTGGAA TCAAATCCAGTTCTGGAAGCCTTTGGCAATGCAAAAACTGTTAGGAATGACAACTCCAG TCGTTTTGGTAAGTTTGTTGAGATTCAGTTTGATAAACAAACACGGATATCTGGAGCAGCCATCCGAACATACCTTCTTGAGAGATCTCGTGTGTGCCAAATTTCAGATCCTGAACGCAACTATCATTGTTTTTATCTTCTGTGTGCAGCACCTCCCGAG GAAATTAAGAAATATAAACTGGGAGATCCTAGATCATTTCGATATCTCAACCAATCAAAGTGCTATGAGCTTGACGGTGTAAATGATTCCCATGATTATCTTGCCACTAGGAGAGCTATGGGTGTTGTTGGAATGAATGAAAAGGAACAG GATGCAATTTTCAGAGTTCTGGCTTCAGTTCTCCATCTCGGTAATATCGATTTCTCCAAAGGGAAAGAAGTTGATTCATCGGTCTTGAAAGATGACAAATCCAAATTTCATCTTCGGACGGCAGCAGAGTTGTTAAT GTGTGATCTTCAAGAATTGGAAGATGCGCTACTAAAGCGTGTGATGGTTACTCCTGAAGAAGTTATCAAAAGAAGTCTTGATCCAGTTGGTGCGTCAGTTAGCAGGGATGGTTTGGCTAAGACGTTATACTCACGCCTATTTGACTG GTTAGTGGAAAAAATTAATGTGTCTATTGGGCAAGATCACAATTCAAAATATCTGATTGGGGTCCTTGATATATATGGTTTTGAAAGCTTCAAAGCCAACAG TTTTGAACAATTTTGTATTAATTACACCAATGAGAAGCTGCAACAACATTTCAACCAG CACGTGTTCAAGACGGAGCAAGAGGAATATACCAGAGAAGAAATCGATTGGAGCTACATAGAATTTATAGATAATAAGGATGTTCTAGATCTTATTGAAAAG AAACCTGGTGGGATAATTGCTCTACTCGATGAAGCCTG TATGTTTCCAAGGTCAACTCATGAAACATTCTCACATAAGCTTTATCAGACGTTTAGATCTCATCCAAGATTCTTCAAACCAAAATTGTCCCGCACCGGTTTCACAATTTCTCATTATGCAGGAGAG GTTCAATATCAGTCTGAACAATTTCTAGACAAAAACAAAGATTACGTTGTTCCGGAACATCAAGATATGTTGACTGCTTCCAAATGTTTTTTCGTATCTGGTCTTTTCCCTCCCATGCCTGACGAGGCAACGAAATCTTCAAACAAATCTTCTAAATTCTCATCAATTGGATCTGTCTTTAag CTGCAACTTCAGCAGTTGATGGAAACTTTAAATTGCACAGAACCCCACTATATTAGATGTGTGAAGCCAAATAATCTTCTTAAACCTGGTATCTTTGAAAATGTCAACATTATGCAACAGTTACGATGTGGG GGGGTTCTAGAAGCAATACGCATCAGCTGTGCTGGCTATCCGACTCGCAAGAGTTTTTCTGATTTTGTTAACCGATTTAGCATTCTTGCTCCAGAGGTTAAGGAAGGAAA TCTGAATGCAAAGGATGCATGTAAAAAGATCCTGGACAAGGTGGGGCTTCAGGGGTCTCAG ATTGGCAAAACCAAAGTTTTCCTTAGAGCGGGTCAGATGGCGGAATTGGATGCATGGAAAGCACAAAAACTTAGCAGTGCAGCCAAACTACTTGAAAGAAAGATGAGAACTTACATTGCTAGGAAACATTTTCTTGCCTTGAGGAAATCTGCTATAGTCTGGCAATCTTTCTGCAGAG GAAAGCTTGCTTTAAAATTGTACCAACACAAGCAAAAGAATGCTGCTTCACTAAGAATACAAACGAATTATAGGCGACACTTATCAAGAAAGGTCTATAACAAACTCAAGCTGTCAGTAGTAGTCTTCCAGGCACGTCTTCGATCAATGGTTGCTAATAAAAAATTCAGAATCAGACAACAAAACAAGGCAGCAGTTCTTTTGCAA GCACGTTGGCGTGGTCATAGAGATTATTCATACTATAAGAAACTGATACGGGCAGCAGTTATTACCCAATGTAGATGGAAAAGAAGAATCGCTAGGAAAGAGCTTCGAAAATTAAAAATG GCTGCAAGGGAAGCAACTGTACTCCAACAAGCAAAGGACAATCTTGAAAAACAAGTGGAAGATCTTCTGTTGCAGTTAGAGTCAGAAAAACGCTTGAAG GCTGAGTTGGAAGAAGCAAAAAACAGGGAAATTAAAAAAGTTCAGAAATCACTGCAGAGGGAAGTTGACGAATCAAATGCCTTGCGTGTTAAGGAACAGGAGTCTGCACAGAAAGCAATAGAAGCAAAAGATGAAGAGATTCTGGAATTACGGAACTCACTGAAATCCATGCAGTGTAATATTGATGAGACCAATAACTTACTTTTCAAGGAACGGGAACTAAAAGAATCGAAAGACCAGGAAATACAGAAACTGCGTAGTAAAGTTGATGAATTGGATGCCTTGCTTGTCAAGGAACATGAATCTGCAGAGAAAGCAATTAAAAAAGCTAACGAAATAAAAGATCAAGAGATTTTAAAATTGCAGAATTCTCTGCAAGCCTTGCAGAATAAAGTTGATAAAACAAATGAATTGTTTCTCAAGGAAAGTGATTCTGCACGAAAAGCAATCGAAGAAGCAAAAGATGAGGAAATACGTAAATTGCAGAATTCCTTGCAAGTCATGCAGAACAAACTTGACAAAACAAACGAAGTCCTTTCCAAGGAACGTGATTTAGTACAAGCAATTGAAGAAGCAAAAGAAGCAAAAGATAAGGAAATTCTAAAATTGCAGAATGAAGTCAACAAAACAAATGACTTGCTTAGCAAGGAACGCGAGTCGGCTCAGAAAGCAATTGAAGAAGCGAACAAAACAAAGGATTTTGAAATTCAGAAGTTGCAGAGCTCTCTGGAGACCATGCAGAGTGAACTTGCGGAAGCAAATGACTTGCTTCTCAAGAAAAGCGAGTCGATACAGAAAGCAATTGAAGAGGCTAAAGAAATGAAAGATCAGGAAATTCAGAAATTGCAGAACTCCCTGCAAGAGACACAGAGTAAATTAGATGAAACAAATGCCTTGCTTATCAAGGAACGTGAGTCTTCAGGGAAATCAATTGAAGTGGCAACAAGAGTCAAAGAAATTCCGGTTCGTGTCGAGGATACAGAACGGATTGCTAGTTTAACTACAGAAGTCAAAAACTTAAAG GTTTTATCTGAATGGGAAAGGCAACGAGCAGATGATTCTGAAAAGAAATTTAGTGAAGCTCTGGAATCAAGTGAAAATAAGCAGCTGAAGTTggaagaaaatgaaagaagaatctTTCAACTTCAGGAATCTGTGGAGAG TAGGCTTGAGGAAAAGCTCGCCAACCTAGAGTCGCAGTCGCCAAATCAAGTTCTTCGCCAGACTGCTTTATCAAATCTGCAAAAAAACAAGTTCGAGGAAGGACACTCAAGGTCCATTAAG GATATTCATAGTTCTTCAACACATTCAAGAGACGCTTCAGATTCAGACGAGAAATTAAAGAAGTCGCTCGATGAGGAACCTGAATATCATGATTTGCTCACTCGATGTATTGCACAGCGCCTAGGGTTTTCTAGAGGCAGACCAGTTGCTGCTTGCATTATATACAAATGTTTACGGAAATGGCGATCATTTGAAGTCGAAAAAACCACCATTTTTGATCGTATAACCCAAACCATAGGCCGAGCTATTGAG ACACAAGACAGCAGTGATATATTAGCCTATTGGTTATCCAATGCTTCAACATTACTGTTGCTGTTACATTGTACGCTGAAAACTAGTGGCCCTTCTGGAGATTCCAATCACCGTCGATCAAGATCAGGGAAGAGGACACAG AGCTTTCGAGGAAGTCCTCATGGTATAACTGTTTCTTCAATGGACGGGGATTCAACATGTGGATCTGACTCATTTCACCCATTTGAACCCAAATACCCAGCTTCGCTTTTTAAACAGCAATTGACTGCATATGTTGAAAAGATATACGGGCTTATACGCGATAACTCAAAAAGAGAAATATCTCCATTGCTTGGCTTGTGCATTCAG GCTCCGAGAATTTCTAAAGCAAATTTGCCAAGAGGGACAGTGAGTGCGTTTGCAAATGCTGCATCTCAAGAGATTTTACTTGCGCAGTGGCAAGGGATGGTTACCAAAATTGGATGCTTGTTAAACACGTTGAACGCTAATTAT GTGCCACCGTTTTTGATTCGCCAAGTGTTCACACAGATTTTCGCTTTCATCAATGTCCAATTATTCAACAG CCTTCTACTGAGACGAGAATGCTGCTCTTATAGTAATGGAGAATACGTTAGGTCAGGGCTGGCTATATTGGAACGTTGGTGCTATAAGGCAACCGAGGAG TACGCAGGATCAGCTTGGGATGAGCTCAAGCACATAAGGCAAGCTATTGCTTTCCTG GTTGCCCATCAAAAGCCAAAGCTTAAGCTAAGTGATATAAGCCGTGATTTGTGTCCT ATGCTTAGTATACAACAGCTATACAGAATTAGTACAATGTATTGGGAAGACAAACATGGCACACATAGCCTTTCTCCAGAA GTTATTTCCAACATGAGGATCTTAATGACCCAGGATTCAAATAATGCTGTCACCAACTCTTTCTTGCTTGATGACGATTCAAG CATACCATTCTCAACAGATGACCTCACTAGATCAATGGATACGATCAGTATATCTGATGTTGACCCGCCACCCCTTCTTCGTGAAAGTCCCGGTTTCAGTTTCTTAGCTCCGCGTTCTAACTATTGA
- the LOC110890487 gene encoding myosin-9 isoform X2 produces the protein MTNIIVGSEVWVEDPSVAWIDGEVLKINGEEVEIHTTDGKTVIASLSKIYSKDVEAPAGGVDDMTKLSYLHEPGVLHNLSTRYQLNEIYTYTGNILIAVNPFKRLPKLYDAKMMERYKGAALGELDPHVFAIADAAFRAMVNEGKSNSILVSGESGAGKTETTKMLMRYLAYLGGHKGTEGRTVEQQILESNPVLEAFGNAKTVRNDNSSRFGKFVEIQFDKQTRISGAAIRTYLLERSRVCQISDPERNYHCFYLLCAAPPEEIKKYKLGDPRSFRYLNQSKCYELDGVNDSHDYLATRRAMGVVGMNEKEQDAIFRVLASVLHLGNIDFSKGKEVDSSVLKDDKSKFHLRTAAELLMCDLQELEDALLKRVMVTPEEVIKRSLDPVGASVSRDGLAKTLYSRLFDWLVEKINVSIGQDHNSKYLIGVLDIYGFESFKANSFEQFCINYTNEKLQQHFNQHVFKTEQEEYTREEIDWSYIEFIDNKDVLDLIEKKPGGIIALLDEACMFPRSTHETFSHKLYQTFRSHPRFFKPKLSRTGFTISHYAGEVQYQSEQFLDKNKDYVVPEHQDMLTASKCFFVSGLFPPMPDEATKSSNKSSKFSSIGSVFKLQLQQLMETLNCTEPHYIRCVKPNNLLKPGIFENVNIMQQLRCGGVLEAIRISCAGYPTRKSFSDFVNRFSILAPEVKEGNLNAKDACKKILDKVGLQGSQIGKTKVFLRAGQMAELDAWKAQKLSSAAKLLERKMRTYIARKHFLALRKSAIVWQSFCRGKLALKLYQHKQKNAASLRIQTNYRRHLSRKVYNKLKLSVVVFQARLRSMVANKKFRIRQQNKAAVLLQARWRGHRDYSYYKKLIRAAVITQCRWKRRIARKELRKLKMAAREATVLQQAKDNLEKQVEDLLLQLESEKRLKAELEEAKNREIKKVQKSLQREVDESNALRVKEQESAQKAIEAKDEEILELRNSLKSMQCNIDETNNLLFKERELKESKDQEIQKLRSKVDELDALLVKEHESAEKAIKKANEIKDQEILKLQNSLQALQNKVDKTNELFLKESDSARKAIEEAKDEEIRKLQNSLQVMQNKLDKTNEVLSKERDLVQAIEEAKEAKDKEILKLQNEVNKTNDLLSKERESAQKAIEEANKTKDFEIQKLQSSLETMQSELAEANDLLLKKSESIQKAIEEAKEMKDQEIQKLQNSLQETQSKLDETNALLIKERESSGKSIEVATRVKEIPVRVEDTERIASLTTEVKNLKVLSEWERQRADDSEKKFSEALESSENKQLKLEENERRIFQLQESVERLEEKLANLESQSPNQVLRQTALSNLQKNKFEEGHSRSIKDIHSSSTHSRDASDSDEKLKKSLDEEPEYHDLLTRCIAQRLGFSRGRPVAACIIYKCLRKWRSFEVEKTTIFDRITQTIGRAIETQDSSDILAYWLSNASTLLLLLHCTLKTSGPSGDSNHRRSRSGKRTQSFRGSPHGITVSSMDGDSTCGSDSFHPFEPKYPASLFKQQLTAYVEKIYGLIRDNSKREISPLLGLCIQAPRISKANLPRGTVSAFANAASQEILLAQWQGMVTKIGCLLNTLNANYVPPFLIRQVFTQIFAFINVQLFNSLLLRRECCSYSNGEYVRSGLAILERWCYKATEEYAGSAWDELKHIRQAIAFLVAHQKPKLKLSDISRDLCPMLSIQQLYRISTMYWEDKHGTHSLSPEVISNMRILMTQDSNNAVTNSFLLDDDSSIPFSTDDLTRSMDTISISDVDPPPLLRESPGFSFLAPRSNY, from the exons ATGACAAATATCATCGTAGGTTCCGAGGTGTGGGTTGAAGACCCATCAGTTGCTTGGATAGATGGAGAAGTTTTAAAAATTAACGGAGAAGAAGTAGAGATTCATACTACTGATGGGAAAACG GTTAttgcaagtttatcaaaaatatatTCTAAAGACGTGGAAGCTCCGGCTGGTGGAGTTGATGACATGAccaagctttcttatttgcatgaGCCTGGAGTGTTACACAATTTATCTACAAGATATCAACTCAACGAAATATAT ACATATACTGGCAATATCCTAATTGCTGTTAACCCATTTAAAAGATTGCCCAAGTTGTATGATGCTAAAATGATGGAACGCTACAAAGGAGCAGCATTGGGGGAGTTGGATCCTCATGTTTTCGCAATTGCAGATGCTGCTTTTAG GGCAATGGTTAATGAAGGAAAAAGCAACTCGATATTGGTCAGTGGTGAAAGTGGGGCCGGTAAAACCGAAACCACTAAAATGCTTATGCGGTATCTTGCCTATTTGGGTGGTCATAAAGGCACCGAAGGACGAACTGTTGAACAACAAATTCTGGAA TCAAATCCAGTTCTGGAAGCCTTTGGCAATGCAAAAACTGTTAGGAATGACAACTCCAG TCGTTTTGGTAAGTTTGTTGAGATTCAGTTTGATAAACAAACACGGATATCTGGAGCAGCCATCCGAACATACCTTCTTGAGAGATCTCGTGTGTGCCAAATTTCAGATCCTGAACGCAACTATCATTGTTTTTATCTTCTGTGTGCAGCACCTCCCGAG GAAATTAAGAAATATAAACTGGGAGATCCTAGATCATTTCGATATCTCAACCAATCAAAGTGCTATGAGCTTGACGGTGTAAATGATTCCCATGATTATCTTGCCACTAGGAGAGCTATGGGTGTTGTTGGAATGAATGAAAAGGAACAG GATGCAATTTTCAGAGTTCTGGCTTCAGTTCTCCATCTCGGTAATATCGATTTCTCCAAAGGGAAAGAAGTTGATTCATCGGTCTTGAAAGATGACAAATCCAAATTTCATCTTCGGACGGCAGCAGAGTTGTTAAT GTGTGATCTTCAAGAATTGGAAGATGCGCTACTAAAGCGTGTGATGGTTACTCCTGAAGAAGTTATCAAAAGAAGTCTTGATCCAGTTGGTGCGTCAGTTAGCAGGGATGGTTTGGCTAAGACGTTATACTCACGCCTATTTGACTG GTTAGTGGAAAAAATTAATGTGTCTATTGGGCAAGATCACAATTCAAAATATCTGATTGGGGTCCTTGATATATATGGTTTTGAAAGCTTCAAAGCCAACAG TTTTGAACAATTTTGTATTAATTACACCAATGAGAAGCTGCAACAACATTTCAACCAG CACGTGTTCAAGACGGAGCAAGAGGAATATACCAGAGAAGAAATCGATTGGAGCTACATAGAATTTATAGATAATAAGGATGTTCTAGATCTTATTGAAAAG AAACCTGGTGGGATAATTGCTCTACTCGATGAAGCCTG TATGTTTCCAAGGTCAACTCATGAAACATTCTCACATAAGCTTTATCAGACGTTTAGATCTCATCCAAGATTCTTCAAACCAAAATTGTCCCGCACCGGTTTCACAATTTCTCATTATGCAGGAGAG GTTCAATATCAGTCTGAACAATTTCTAGACAAAAACAAAGATTACGTTGTTCCGGAACATCAAGATATGTTGACTGCTTCCAAATGTTTTTTCGTATCTGGTCTTTTCCCTCCCATGCCTGACGAGGCAACGAAATCTTCAAACAAATCTTCTAAATTCTCATCAATTGGATCTGTCTTTAag CTGCAACTTCAGCAGTTGATGGAAACTTTAAATTGCACAGAACCCCACTATATTAGATGTGTGAAGCCAAATAATCTTCTTAAACCTGGTATCTTTGAAAATGTCAACATTATGCAACAGTTACGATGTGGG GGGGTTCTAGAAGCAATACGCATCAGCTGTGCTGGCTATCCGACTCGCAAGAGTTTTTCTGATTTTGTTAACCGATTTAGCATTCTTGCTCCAGAGGTTAAGGAAGGAAA TCTGAATGCAAAGGATGCATGTAAAAAGATCCTGGACAAGGTGGGGCTTCAGGGGTCTCAG ATTGGCAAAACCAAAGTTTTCCTTAGAGCGGGTCAGATGGCGGAATTGGATGCATGGAAAGCACAAAAACTTAGCAGTGCAGCCAAACTACTTGAAAGAAAGATGAGAACTTACATTGCTAGGAAACATTTTCTTGCCTTGAGGAAATCTGCTATAGTCTGGCAATCTTTCTGCAGAG GAAAGCTTGCTTTAAAATTGTACCAACACAAGCAAAAGAATGCTGCTTCACTAAGAATACAAACGAATTATAGGCGACACTTATCAAGAAAGGTCTATAACAAACTCAAGCTGTCAGTAGTAGTCTTCCAGGCACGTCTTCGATCAATGGTTGCTAATAAAAAATTCAGAATCAGACAACAAAACAAGGCAGCAGTTCTTTTGCAA GCACGTTGGCGTGGTCATAGAGATTATTCATACTATAAGAAACTGATACGGGCAGCAGTTATTACCCAATGTAGATGGAAAAGAAGAATCGCTAGGAAAGAGCTTCGAAAATTAAAAATG GCTGCAAGGGAAGCAACTGTACTCCAACAAGCAAAGGACAATCTTGAAAAACAAGTGGAAGATCTTCTGTTGCAGTTAGAGTCAGAAAAACGCTTGAAG GCTGAGTTGGAAGAAGCAAAAAACAGGGAAATTAAAAAAGTTCAGAAATCACTGCAGAGGGAAGTTGACGAATCAAATGCCTTGCGTGTTAAGGAACAGGAGTCTGCACAGAAAGCAATAGAAGCAAAAGATGAAGAGATTCTGGAATTACGGAACTCACTGAAATCCATGCAGTGTAATATTGATGAGACCAATAACTTACTTTTCAAGGAACGGGAACTAAAAGAATCGAAAGACCAGGAAATACAGAAACTGCGTAGTAAAGTTGATGAATTGGATGCCTTGCTTGTCAAGGAACATGAATCTGCAGAGAAAGCAATTAAAAAAGCTAACGAAATAAAAGATCAAGAGATTTTAAAATTGCAGAATTCTCTGCAAGCCTTGCAGAATAAAGTTGATAAAACAAATGAATTGTTTCTCAAGGAAAGTGATTCTGCACGAAAAGCAATCGAAGAAGCAAAAGATGAGGAAATACGTAAATTGCAGAATTCCTTGCAAGTCATGCAGAACAAACTTGACAAAACAAACGAAGTCCTTTCCAAGGAACGTGATTTAGTACAAGCAATTGAAGAAGCAAAAGAAGCAAAAGATAAGGAAATTCTAAAATTGCAGAATGAAGTCAACAAAACAAATGACTTGCTTAGCAAGGAACGCGAGTCGGCTCAGAAAGCAATTGAAGAAGCGAACAAAACAAAGGATTTTGAAATTCAGAAGTTGCAGAGCTCTCTGGAGACCATGCAGAGTGAACTTGCGGAAGCAAATGACTTGCTTCTCAAGAAAAGCGAGTCGATACAGAAAGCAATTGAAGAGGCTAAAGAAATGAAAGATCAGGAAATTCAGAAATTGCAGAACTCCCTGCAAGAGACACAGAGTAAATTAGATGAAACAAATGCCTTGCTTATCAAGGAACGTGAGTCTTCAGGGAAATCAATTGAAGTGGCAACAAGAGTCAAAGAAATTCCGGTTCGTGTCGAGGATACAGAACGGATTGCTAGTTTAACTACAGAAGTCAAAAACTTAAAG GTTTTATCTGAATGGGAAAGGCAACGAGCAGATGATTCTGAAAAGAAATTTAGTGAAGCTCTGGAATCAAGTGAAAATAAGCAGCTGAAGTTggaagaaaatgaaagaagaatctTTCAACTTCAGGAATCTGTGGAGAG GCTTGAGGAAAAGCTCGCCAACCTAGAGTCGCAGTCGCCAAATCAAGTTCTTCGCCAGACTGCTTTATCAAATCTGCAAAAAAACAAGTTCGAGGAAGGACACTCAAGGTCCATTAAG GATATTCATAGTTCTTCAACACATTCAAGAGACGCTTCAGATTCAGACGAGAAATTAAAGAAGTCGCTCGATGAGGAACCTGAATATCATGATTTGCTCACTCGATGTATTGCACAGCGCCTAGGGTTTTCTAGAGGCAGACCAGTTGCTGCTTGCATTATATACAAATGTTTACGGAAATGGCGATCATTTGAAGTCGAAAAAACCACCATTTTTGATCGTATAACCCAAACCATAGGCCGAGCTATTGAG ACACAAGACAGCAGTGATATATTAGCCTATTGGTTATCCAATGCTTCAACATTACTGTTGCTGTTACATTGTACGCTGAAAACTAGTGGCCCTTCTGGAGATTCCAATCACCGTCGATCAAGATCAGGGAAGAGGACACAG AGCTTTCGAGGAAGTCCTCATGGTATAACTGTTTCTTCAATGGACGGGGATTCAACATGTGGATCTGACTCATTTCACCCATTTGAACCCAAATACCCAGCTTCGCTTTTTAAACAGCAATTGACTGCATATGTTGAAAAGATATACGGGCTTATACGCGATAACTCAAAAAGAGAAATATCTCCATTGCTTGGCTTGTGCATTCAG GCTCCGAGAATTTCTAAAGCAAATTTGCCAAGAGGGACAGTGAGTGCGTTTGCAAATGCTGCATCTCAAGAGATTTTACTTGCGCAGTGGCAAGGGATGGTTACCAAAATTGGATGCTTGTTAAACACGTTGAACGCTAATTAT GTGCCACCGTTTTTGATTCGCCAAGTGTTCACACAGATTTTCGCTTTCATCAATGTCCAATTATTCAACAG CCTTCTACTGAGACGAGAATGCTGCTCTTATAGTAATGGAGAATACGTTAGGTCAGGGCTGGCTATATTGGAACGTTGGTGCTATAAGGCAACCGAGGAG TACGCAGGATCAGCTTGGGATGAGCTCAAGCACATAAGGCAAGCTATTGCTTTCCTG GTTGCCCATCAAAAGCCAAAGCTTAAGCTAAGTGATATAAGCCGTGATTTGTGTCCT ATGCTTAGTATACAACAGCTATACAGAATTAGTACAATGTATTGGGAAGACAAACATGGCACACATAGCCTTTCTCCAGAA GTTATTTCCAACATGAGGATCTTAATGACCCAGGATTCAAATAATGCTGTCACCAACTCTTTCTTGCTTGATGACGATTCAAG CATACCATTCTCAACAGATGACCTCACTAGATCAATGGATACGATCAGTATATCTGATGTTGACCCGCCACCCCTTCTTCGTGAAAGTCCCGGTTTCAGTTTCTTAGCTCCGCGTTCTAACTATTGA